The genomic DNA GCCATCGGCACTGCATTTTCATTGAACCGGATATGCAGCCGCGTTCCATCGAGGTCACGGTAGCGCATGAGCTGATCCACCTTGCTGACCGGGTGCGAGGTACTCCACGACGCCATCGTCATCACGGCTATGATTCCATCGCCGCCGACGAGGCCGCTATTACCGGCTATGATCTGGAAGAGCTGCGGCGGCTGCTTCACGAAGAGAGCGCCCGTCGCGAGCAGCTGCGACGGGCGCGAGCGCCTCTGCGTTACATCTATGTCTGTCCCAACTGCGGTAAGGAATACCCGCGAGCACGCCGCTACAGTCGTCCTGTTTCCTGCAGCCTCTGTGACAAAACCTATAACCCACGCTACCGACTCCTGCTAGCCCGTGAGCTGCTCTAAGAAGCACGAAGCGGAGCTGAGTTGTCTTGTCTGAGCTGGGTCAGGTGGACGACGGCAAACGGCAAAGCCGTCGGCGACCTACTTGGCGTAGCTGTGCAAGCTCGGCACCAGGAAACTCACCCCGTAGTAAGTAAAGAGCGTGGCAGCGAAGCCGATGACCAGCAGCCAGCCGATGCGCTTGCCGCGCCAGCCACGGATACCGCGGGCATGCAAATAGACGGCGTAGATCAACCAGGTGATCAGCGCTGAAGTTTCCTTGGGGTCCCAGCTCCAGAAATGGCCCCAGGCATAATTTGCCCAGTAGGCACCCAGGATCAGGTTGAGGGCCAGCAAGGGGAAGCCAATGATCACCGCCTTGTAGCCCAGCTCATCGGCAGCCTCTGCCGAGGGCAGCCAGGCGATTCGCTGACCACTTCCACCCTGGAGCAGGATAATCAGGCCGGTCCCGAAGGCCACGCTGAAGAGCGCATAGGCAAAGATAGCCATCGAGACGTGCAGCGTCAGAATGGGCTGGTCCTGCAGCGCTGGAATCAGCTGGGCCGAGCCAGTGATCAGATTGTAGGTGGTACCCACATAGATGGCGATGACCAGCGTCACCACCGAGAGCAGGCAAACGTAGAGACCCCAGGCGCGCACACGCTCGTGGAAACGCGCCTCGAATAGCAGATAGCTGAGCAGCAGAGCCGCCGTAAAGCTGACACTGAACTCGAAGAGATTGCTCCAGGGGGCGTGCCCCGTCACAATCGTACGCAGCACCTGCGAAAGGATCAGGGTCAGTGCCGCGAACCAGCCAACTGTCGTGCCGATGCGTCCAACGGCGATCAGGCTGCGGTTCAGCGGAATGGGTTGCTCTCCATCGGGCTGCTCGTTAAGAATGACTTCGCTGCGCACCAGGGTGGCAACCCCTCCCTCGCTACCGGCGGCAACAGCAGCTGCCCGCTTGCTGCCCTGTGCCAGCTTGCCTTTGCCGCGCTGGCGTTGCTCCTCGCTGGCGACCTGCCTGGCCAGGCGCGCGGTGCCGATGGTATACCAGAGATAGGCCGCCGTCATGACGCCGATCATACAGAGGCCAGTAGTAAAAAGATACTTGGACAGGGTCGCCAGTCCCTGCAGGGCCGCGGTGCCGCTACTGGCCGTCACCATGAAAAGCTGCATCACTAACCTCATTGATCATGTCATATCAGGACTGCCAGGCTCATTCTATTCGTCTCGCTTGCCACTCCTTTCGCGCATCAGAGGCGCGGAAGGAGGAGAGGTCAACGGAAGGTTTGGATCTGGTTATTAGAGATAGTAGCATAGCTGAGGAGGGGCGTCAAATGAAAGAGCGCGGTGCCGAGAATGCCTGACGTATCAGAAAGCGCGAGGCTGCTGGCTGGTAAAGGTCCTGGAAGAGGCAGGGAGTGCTATCGCTCTGCTTTCTATGAAGATGTGCCCACGAGGCGGTAGTCGTGTTGCAGCTCTTGCAGCCAGGCGATGAGGGCGCGTGTCTGATGAATGCGGCTGCGTAGCACCACTCGGTCGAAGAAGGTCAGATCCTGAGCGGGCGCGAGTTGTTCCTGGCCCCCCTGCAACCCTTCGAGGTGGCGCAGGAATTCCTGGCAGGCAGCAATCTGGCGCTCGATCAGGGGCGGCATCTCGGTGGGGAGCACGTGCCGGATAAAGTAGAGCTTCAGCAAGAACAGGATGCGGATATCGCGCGGGCGCTCGACCGGTTCCGTCAACCAATGCCGAAAGGAGTCTCTGCCAGCAGGAGTCAGATGAAAGACTTTCCGTGGCGGACGCGAGCCTTGCGGCTCCAGCTGCGCAACAATGTAGTTGAGCCGCTCCAGCTTCTTGAGGAACGCATACATCTGGCTCATTTCCAGATGGACAATCTGGCCCAGGGTACCACCCTGGAAATGCTGGAACATCTCGTAGCCATGCATGGGGCGCGCCTCCAGCAGCCCCAGAATGGCATATTCGGCAGGCTCGCTGACGTGCATACACCGCTCCTCTCGTGCAACAACCCGGCTCCTGGCTGGCGCGGTCTGTGCTCTCATTATAGTCTACTCATAGAGACGCAGCAAGCCACCTCCGTAGCAAAGGACAACCCAACGGCAGCGACCTGCAGGCAGGAAGGAAGAGAGGAAGAGGGGACTGAGGGTCAGGGCAACGTTGCGCCAGTGAGGAGAGGGTGTTTTTCTTCGTCTGACCTGCTGGCCTTATTGCTGGGGGAGACCTGAGCGCGGACCTGGATGTCGATGGCGGCGCCGCCAGTGCTTGCGGCCCAGGCGCCAGGCGAGCCAGCTGATCGCGATGCCCGCCAGCAGCAAGCCGACGGCCCAGCCGCTTCCCTTGAGCAGCTGACTCAGCAGGGCGTACTCGCTGGCCAGCCAGTAGCCGAGGCCGCAGTAAAGCAGGCTCCACAGGCCGGCTGCAAGCAGTTCCCAGAGCAAGAAGCGCCGATAGCGCATGGCCAGCATTCCCGCGCTAAGAGCGGTCAGCGAGCGCATATGACCGACCAGATGAGAGAAGAGAATGGCCTTCCCACCGTGACGTTGCAGCCAGCGGCGGGCCAGGCGCAGGCGGGCGGTCAGTCGCCAGCGTCGATCAAGGTGGGCGGGCAGATGATGGAGCAAGGTCTGGGCGAGTAGCAGGCGCCCAATCAGATAATCGCAGTGATAGCCGAGCACGGTGCCCAGCCAGACGCAGAGGAAAACGCCCACGATATCGAGCTGGCCTTGTCGCGCCAGAAAGGCCGCCAGCAAAGCCAGAGAACCACCCGGCAAGAGGAGGCCCAGGAGGGCCGTATTCTCGGTGAAGGCGCCCAGCAGGGCCGCAGCATAGCCATACTGCTCATAGAATTGCTCTAGCCGGGCCAGCACCCTATCGCTGAGATCGTTCATCGGGCTTTTTCCGCAACAAGGCCTCATCCCGGGTCCGAGCCGGGCCGGTAGCCGATGGTTGAGATTCTACGGGTGCCCCCGACGGTGCAGAGGAAAGGGAACGTGGTGGTTGCCGACGGGCGCGCAGGCGCAATGCGATATCGACGGCCAGCACCAGGCCCAGACAGAAGGCATAGACCACATACTCGCTCCACCAGACCTGCTTCAGGAATGGCCCCAGGCGGAGATCGCT from Thermogemmatispora onikobensis includes the following:
- a CDS encoding PadR family transcriptional regulator; its protein translation is MHVSEPAEYAILGLLEARPMHGYEMFQHFQGGTLGQIVHLEMSQMYAFLKKLERLNYIVAQLEPQGSRPPRKVFHLTPAGRDSFRHWLTEPVERPRDIRILFLLKLYFIRHVLPTEMPPLIERQIAACQEFLRHLEGLQGGQEQLAPAQDLTFFDRVVLRSRIHQTRALIAWLQELQHDYRLVGTSS
- the ccsB gene encoding c-type cytochrome biogenesis protein CcsB; this translates as MQLFMVTASSGTAALQGLATLSKYLFTTGLCMIGVMTAAYLWYTIGTARLARQVASEEQRQRGKGKLAQGSKRAAAVAAGSEGGVATLVRSEVILNEQPDGEQPIPLNRSLIAVGRIGTTVGWFAALTLILSQVLRTIVTGHAPWSNLFEFSVSFTAALLLSYLLFEARFHERVRAWGLYVCLLSVVTLVIAIYVGTTYNLITGSAQLIPALQDQPILTLHVSMAIFAYALFSVAFGTGLIILLQGGSGQRIAWLPSAEAADELGYKAVIIGFPLLALNLILGAYWANYAWGHFWSWDPKETSALITWLIYAVYLHARGIRGWRGKRIGWLLVIGFAATLFTYYGVSFLVPSLHSYAK
- a CDS encoding DedA family protein — its product is MNDLSDRVLARLEQFYEQYGYAAALLGAFTENTALLGLLLPGGSLALLAAFLARQGQLDIVGVFLCVWLGTVLGYHCDYLIGRLLLAQTLLHHLPAHLDRRWRLTARLRLARRWLQRHGGKAILFSHLVGHMRSLTALSAGMLAMRYRRFLLWELLAAGLWSLLYCGLGYWLASEYALLSQLLKGSGWAVGLLLAGIAISWLAWRLGRKHWRRRHRHPGPRSGLPQQ